In Monodelphis domestica isolate mMonDom1 chromosome 4, mMonDom1.pri, whole genome shotgun sequence, one DNA window encodes the following:
- the C4H1orf167 gene encoding uncharacterized protein C1orf167 homolog isoform X8: protein MDANRKENVPPWPGGHMNSGQRSVQKKLNINFSVGNEQKTVLSSCPMELGPGHRLELGRPMVSNLDRRQLSTLVQTNLPPSGQPLQDATRMVSNPCFEQQSNLHAWAWRLKPSEKQRAIFFKQNNMNLSREDPERRGGNRNPLNLEGPDRRLLNCSRDLLQPPRSQSAPWSSKLSSQTHRHPFLRDRPSSSLPGFGNSLKISPKATKVQGSESNPFPQSGHNHHPAQPSQRPNCWAPNPTGRAFSLEDLPGQCQQSAHPLIMGPSTELSPELARLLLSRRCREYPEMLHLFKASQEPFRPCGPWPVSNQATSSDKTSEHPSPHTQSCRAVTLEATPSLIPGHPSPLTLSNGTMIPRCHNPLTLSPGAMNLEDSPNFSSMFPKCRPLLPRSMNTESYSNLLLCYRNPHPCSSKAGNPEAPPNLKPGYPGPHPYSNSSGSPEASPNPIILSPNIVSPKAPPNLTPGYPSPPPFPLRPMSPEASPSLTAGYPNLHTFSNKTEAPEASPNPMPGSSLFTLPYHAATTEVYPTLLSEHPNFHTLSSKVMTPKVSPNLTQEFPSPNSLSSRIRAPETPLRLTPENLGPFTLFSSIATPEVSPKLTVRYPNPFTLSGSPENPEASPNLIPRAGTPEASPTLLTLRRPQGVQPFTRAFGMPEKQGRDEGPGCRELGDFSLLSSSSGPAETAPSCSSGTSGMNIFRPVNPASSQSDDSMVALPLAASQSFPPWRAPGLGDPHQAVPASPERSSRPMAGMLTCLPSSRVDRGQEMVEPQLEGHLQKIWEILTSLVPQVTNTPHPGPVKGPVLPTHWGSPKEETSSESEGGPGPGFQNAAYAPHLSGQRGRAGPRNYFSASSSPGGHFPPQQRSRGAPRPNKQRGPWMDPGIARNLGARSWNRSDLHLAAAGASQLDLAQEEKSSVNSLTLEARESRTLLRGCFRAWRCHLQKQWTLAKALRRRQLLQKSILAMRSSLRLREAQRELMKKKQGRALLAKSFQKWKDFSRNRRMRKLQTQSRTETSEEDSLPSQKGQQEKPFVSLGVVYEMEGTPEIKLYPKWKSGSGDRRVPTTQDLRQLAAVFHLWHLRKALAAQIHKEARAQAELGKKKLQRAFQAWRASTRDLARISPLVTRHRRAQLDRCFGIWRCHTQRKARCQGSLARWRLETLRRSLRQWVAMVGLQAAHSRAVAQLYLRRQRSWHLEVTAAHQGPSRGGHKPPRRAPGGRAKDSLEEACRKLKLHRVVLLWSRRLAQRRRADSFSQGMKLQLLRRSLRHWRQRVQAAAESPRASCPQELLVGFQDPEESSCGFLGCVVAPLGSSTPRSSSEGARSLTESSGSFGSLAGDDAPWVLALGFRPPPSKASKTWRICVPSGQEHPGPRKQSPTYPFLGAEARGQRKAVQVPTDPGHLESLWQEEGCQEGSRQAPEANQHRQITHQTRVIRSPNQEAARGACQEQTCPKPVWGADQEALRRPPTSGHRFSSSGQQALGELCPGWSQPRASFPKKRVFGKWPPEASMQRTPASCQEPSSLQMPLVVLAEDSHPQGQDWRAEGSRIYRAKRHCLLRCPWAHWNTALPRGAPSRQLAEEEEEESTPVGPGPRIKARLPWRPAIRGHGTLCADPNTLMKQASNYWTRAITLAQAKQKHCSHIGQRKLRKLSVSLGGNTYRGGDMR, encoded by the exons GACAACGGTCggttcagaaaaagctgaataTCAATTTCTCTGTGGGCAATGAACAAAAAACTGTGTTGTCGTCTTGCCCAATGGAACTGGGGCCAGGCCACAGGTTGGAGCTGGGGAGGCCTATGGTCAGCAACCTTGACAGAAGGCAGCTGTCCACCTTGGTTCAGACCAACTTGCCTCCTTCTGGGCAGCCCCTGCAAGATGCCACGAGGATGGTGAGTAACCCCTGCTTTGAGCAACAAAGCAATCTGCACGCCTGGGCCTGGAGGCTGAAGCCATCTGAGAAGCAGAGAGCGATTTTCTTCAAGCAAAACAACATGAATCTGAGCAGAGaagacccagagaggagaggggggaacAGGAACCCCCTGAACCTAGAAGGGCCAGACAGGAGACTGTTGAATTGCTCAAGGGATCTCCTGCAGCCCCCACGATCTCAAAGTGCTCCTTGGTCCTCCAAGCTAAGCAGCCAGACCCATAGGCACCCATTTCTAAGGGACCGACCATCATCTTCACTCCCTGGCTTTGGAAATTCTTTGAAGATCTCGCCAAAAGCCACAAAAGTTCAGGGCTCTGAATCAAACCCTTTCCCTCAGTCTGGGCATAACCATCATCCTGCCCAACCCAGCCAAAGACCGAATTGCTGGGCCCCAAACCCCACGGGACGAGCCTTCTCCTTGGAAGACCTCCCAGGCCAGTGTCAGCAATCGGCTCACCCCCTAATCATGGGGCCCAGCACTGAGCTTTCCCCAGAATTGGCTCGTTTGCTCTTGTCCAGGAGATGCCGTGAATACCCAGAAATGCTCCACCTATTCAAGGCTTCCCAGGAGCCCTTCAGACCCTGTGGACCTTGGCCCGTCTCGAACCAGGCCACTTCTTCAGATAAGACATCAGAGCACCCCAGCCCCCATACCCAGTCCTGCAGAGCTGTGACTCTAGAGGCCACCCCCAGCCTGATACCAGGGCATCCCAGCCCTCTCACTCTCTCCAACGGCACTATGATACCCAGATGTCACAATCCTCTCACTCTTTCCCCTGGGGCTATGAATTTGGAGGACTCCCCAAACTTTTCATCAATGTTCCCCAAATGCAGACCTCTGTTACCTAGGTCAATGAATACAGAGTCCTACTCAAACCTGTTACTATGTTACCGTAACCCCCATCCATGCTCCAGCAAGGCTGGGAATCCAGAGGCCCCCCCAAATCTGAAACCAGGGTACCCTGGCCCTCATCCATACTCTAACAGTTCTGGGAGTCCAGAAGCTTCCCCTAACCCCATCATTCTCTCTCCTAACATTGTAAGTCCAAAGGCCCCCCCAAATCTGACACCAGGGTATCCTagccctcctccttttccccttagACCAATGTCTCCAGAAGCCTCCCCAAGTCTGACAGCAGGGTATCCCAACCTCCACACTTTCTCTAATAAGACTGAGGCTCCAGAGGCCTCCCCCAACCCCATGCCAGGGTCTTCTCTCTTTACTCTCCCCTACCATGCTGCTACTACAGAGGTCTATCCCACTCTCCTATCAGAGCATCCCAACTTCCATACTCTCTCCAGCAAAGTTATGACCCCAAAGGTCTCACCCAATCTGACGCAGGAGTTTCCCAGCCCCAATTCTCTATCTAGCAGAATTAGGGCGCCAGAAACTCCCCTAAGGTTGACCCCCGAGAACCTCGGCCCCTTTACTCTCTTTAGCAGTATTGCAACTCCAGAGGTCTCCCCGAAGCTGACAGTAAGGTACCCCAATCCTTTTACTCTTTCCGGCAGTCCTGAGAATCCAGAGGCCTCCCCCAACCTGATCCCAAG AGCTGGGACTCCAGAAGCCTCCCCAACGCTGCTGACCCTGAGGCGCCCTCAAGGTGTGCAGCCGTTCACCAGGGCCTTTGGCATGCCCGAAAAACAGGGCAGGGACGAGGGCCCTGGTTGCAGGGAGCTGGGTGACTTCAGCCTCCTCTCCTCCAGCAGCGGGCCAGCCGAGACGGCCCCTAGCTGCTCCTCCGGGACCAGCGGGATGAATATCTTCAGGCCTGTCAACCCAGCCTCCTCTCAGTCTGATGACTCTATGGTGGCTCTCCCCTTAGCAGCTTCCCAATCCTTTCCTCCATGGAGGGCCCCGGGCCTAGGGGACCCCCACCAGGCCGTGCCAGCCTCCCCTGAAAGGTCCTCCCGGCCCATGGCGGGGATGTTGACTTGTTTGCCGAGCTCCCGTGTGGACAGAGGCCAGGAAATGGTGGAGCCCCAGCTGGAGGGACATCTACAGAAAATCTGGGAGATCCTCACGTCCCTGGTTCCCCAGGTCACAAATACCCCTCACCCAGGCCCTGTGAAAGGTCCTGTTCTTCCTACCCACTGGGGAAGCCCAAAAGAGGAGACCTCTTCGGAATCTGAGGGTGGGCCTGGCCCCGGTTTCCAGAATGCCGCCTATGCGCCCCACCTCTCAGGGCAAAGAGGCAGAGCAGgcccaagaaattatttttcagcCTCCTCTTCTCCTGGGGGGCATTTCCCGCCCCAGCAGCGGTCCAGAGGGGCTCCGAGGCCCAACAAACAGAGGGGTCCCTGGATGGATCCGGGCATTGCCAGGAACCTTGGAGCAAGAAGCTGGAATAGGAGTGACCTACACCTGGCCGCCGCCGGGGCCTCCCAGCTGGATCTGGCACAAGAAGAG aAGTCATCCGTAAACTCTTTAACGCTAGAGGCCAGGGAATCAAG GACCCTCCTCAGAGGCTGCTTCAGAGCCTGGAGATGCCATCTGCAAAAACAGTGGACCCTGGCCAAGGCTCTGAGGAGGAGACAGCTCTTGCAAAAGAGCATCCTGGCAATGCGCAGCTCCTTAAGACTCCGGGAAGCCCAGAGGGAGCTCATGAAGAAGAAGCAGGGTCGGGCCCTGCTGGCCAAGAGCTTCCAGAAG TGGAAAGACTTCTCTAGGAATCGGAGAATGAGGAAGCTGCAGACTCAGTCCAGGACAGAGACTTCTGAGGAAGACTCCCTACCTTCCCAGAAAGGCCAACAGGAAAA ACCCTTTGTCAGTCTAGGAGTGGTCTATGAAATGGAGGGAACGCCAGAGATTAAGCTCTACCCCAAATGGAAATCGGGCAGTGGGGACAGGAGGGTTCCAACCACTCAAGACCTTCGACAGCTGGCTG CAGTCTTCCACCTGTGGCACCTGCGGAAAGCGCTGGCAGCACAAATACACAAGGAGGCCCGGGCCCAGGCTGAGCTGGGGAAGAAGAAGCTTCAGAGGGCCTTCCAGGCGTGGCGGGCCAGCACCAGGGACCTCGCGCGGATCTCCCCTCTGGTGACCCGGCACCGAAGAGCCCAGCTGGATCG GTGCTTTGGGATATGGAGGTGCCACACCCAGAGAAAGGCCCGGTGCCAGGGCAGCCTGGCCCGCTGGCGGCTAGAGACCTTGCGGAGGAGCCTGCGCCAGTGGGTCGCCATGGTGGGGCTCCAGGCGGCGCATTCGAGGGCCGTGGCGCAGCTCTATCTCCGTCGCCAGAGGAGCTGGCACCTGGAGG TGACGGCGGCCCACCAGGGGCCCAGCAGAGGAGGACACAAGCCGCCCCGCCGTGCCCCCGGGGGCAGGGCAAAGGACTCTCTGGAGGAGGCCTGCCGGAAGCTGAAATTACACCGGGTGGTCCTGCTGTGGTCCCGGAGGCTGGCCCAGCGCCGGCGGGCGGA CTCTTTCTCCCAGGGCATGAAGCTGCAGCTTCTTCGGCGCAGCCTGCGTCACTGGCGGCAGAGGGTCCAGGCGGCGGCAGAGTCGCCTCGtgccagctgcccccaagagctCCTCGTCGGCTTCCAGGATCCAGAAGAGTCGTCCTGCGGGTTTCTGGGCTGTGTCGTGGCCCCGCTGGGCTCCAGCACCCCCAGGAGCTCATCAGAGGGG GCCCGTAGCCTGACCGAGAGCAGCGGCTCCTTTGGGAGCCTGGCGGGGGACGATGCCCCTTGGGTGCTGGCCCTGGGCTTCAGGCCGCCCCCTTCGAAGGCCTCCAAGACCTGGAGGATATGCGTCCCCTCTGG GCAGGAGCATCCTGGACCCAGGAAACAGTCGCCGACCTACCCTTTTCTGGGAGCAGAGGCTCGTGGCCAGAGGAAAGCTGTGCAG GTTCCCACAGACCCTGGCCACCTGGAGAGCCTCTGGCAAGAGGAGGGGTGCCAGGAGGGCTCTCGGCAGGCTCCAGAAGCCAACCAGCATCGCCAGATCACCCACCAAACCCG GGTGATCCGCAGCCCAAACCAAGAGGCAGCCCGAGGGGCTTGCCAGGAGCAGACCTGCCCAAAGCCAGTCTGGGGAGCCGACCAAGAAGCTCTTCGCCGCCCGCCTACATCGGGGCACA GATTCTCTTCCTCAGGCCAGCAGGCCCTCGGGGAGCTGTGTCCCGGGTGGAGTCAGCCGAGGGCCTCCTTCCCCAAGAAGAGAGTGTTTGGAAAATGGCCGCCTGAGGCATCAATGCAGAGAACCCCTGCCTCCTGCCAGGAGCCGTCCAGCCTGCAGAT GCCCCTTGTGGTCCTAGCTGAGGACAGTCACCCCCAGGGCCAGGACTGGAGAGCAGAGGGGAGTCGGATCTACCGTGCCAAGCGGCACTGTCTCCTTAGGTGTCCCTGGGCCCACTGGAACACAGCACTGCCCAGAGGGGCGCCGAGCCGGCAGCTggccgaggaggaggaggaggagagcacCCCTGTGGGCCCCGGGCCCAGGATCAAAGCCAGGCTCCCTTGGAGACCGGCCATCAGAGGGCACGGCACCCTGTGTGCAGATCCCAACACTCTCATGAAGCAG GCCAGCAACTACTGGACAAGAGCCATAACCCTGGCCCAGGCCAAGCAGAAACACTGCAGCCACATTGGACAGAGGAAGCTAAGGAAGTTGTCGGTGTCTCTGG GAGGAAATACCTACAGAGGTGGAGACATGAGGTAA
- the C4H1orf167 gene encoding uncharacterized protein C1orf167 homolog isoform X6 — protein MDANRKENVPPWPGGHMNSGQRSVQKKLNINFSVGNEQKTVLSSCPMELGPGHRLELGRPMVSNLDRRQLSTLVQTNLPPSGQPLQDATRMVSNPCFEQQSNLHAWAWRLKPSEKQRAIFFKQNNMNLSREDPERRGGNRNPLNLEGPDRRLLNCSRDLLQPPRSQSAPWSSKLSSQTHRHPFLRDRPSSSLPGFGNSLKISPKATKVQGSESNPFPQSGHNHHPAQPSQRPNCWAPNPTGRAFSLEDLPGQCQQSAHPLIMGPSTELSPELARLLLSRRCREYPEMLHLFKASQEPFRPCGPWPVSNQATSSDKTSEHPSPHTQSCRAVTLEATPSLIPGHPSPLTLSNGTMIPRCHNPLTLSPGAMNLEDSPNFSSMFPKCRPLLPRSMNTESYSNLLLCYRNPHPCSSKAGNPEAPPNLKPGYPGPHPYSNSSGSPEASPNPIILSPNIVSPKAPPNLTPGYPSPPPFPLRPMSPEASPSLTAGYPNLHTFSNKTEAPEASPNPMPGSSLFTLPYHAATTEVYPTLLSEHPNFHTLSSKVMTPKVSPNLTQEFPSPNSLSSRIRAPETPLRLTPENLGPFTLFSSIATPEVSPKLTVRYPNPFTLSGSPENPEASPNLIPRAGTPEASPTLLTLRRPQGVQPFTRAFGMPEKQGRDEGPGCRELGDFSLLSSSSGPAETAPSCSSGTSGMNIFRPVNPASSQSDDSMVALPLAASQSFPPWRAPGLGDPHQAVPASPERSSRPMAGMLTCLPSSRVDRGQEMVEPQLEGHLQKIWEILTSLVPQVTNTPHPGPVKGPVLPTHWGSPKEETSSESEGGPGPGFQNAAYAPHLSGQRGRAGPRNYFSASSSPGGHFPPQQRSRGAPRPNKQRGPWMDPGIARNLGARSWNRSDLHLAAAGASQLDLAQEEKSSVNSLTLEARESRTLLRGCFRAWRCHLQKQWTLAKALRRRQLLQKSILAMRSSLRLREAQRELMKKKQGRALLAKSFQKWKDFSRNRRMRKLQTQSRTETSEEDSLPSQKGQQEKPFVSLGVVYEMEGTPEIKLYPKWKSGSGDRRVPTTQDLRQLAVFHLWHLRKALAAQIHKEARAQAELGKKKLQRAFQAWRASTRDLARISPLVTRHRRAQLDRCFGIWRCHTQRKARCQGSLARWRLETLRRSLRQWVAMVGLQAAHSRAVAQLYLRRQRSWHLEVTAAHQGPSRGGHKPPRRAPGGRAKDSLEEACRKLKLHRVVLLWSRRLAQRRRADSFSQGMKLQLLRRSLRHWRQRVQAAAESPRASCPQELLVGFQDPEESSCGFLGCVVAPLGSSTPRSSSEGARSLTESSGSFGSLAGDDAPWVLALGFRPPPSKASKTWRICVPSGQEHPGPRKQSPTYPFLGAEARGQRKAVQVPTDPGHLESLWQEEGCQEGSRQAPEANQHRQITHQTRVIRSPNQEAARGACQEQTCPKPVWGADQEALRRPPTSGHSQQALGELCPGWSQPRASFPKKRVFGKWPPEASMQRTPASCQEPSSLQMCPWAHWNTALPRGAPSRQLAEEEEEESTPVGPGPRIKARLPWRPAIRGHGTLCADPNTLMKQASNYWTRAITLAQAKQKHCSHIGQRKLRKLSVSLGAPKQGFLLASSPYCALHCSSFQLWLQLYRKQGRAKGLTSQEELGKATRQGGGSSRTILIPKSKDHWKAAMLKGTWLE, from the exons GACAACGGTCggttcagaaaaagctgaataTCAATTTCTCTGTGGGCAATGAACAAAAAACTGTGTTGTCGTCTTGCCCAATGGAACTGGGGCCAGGCCACAGGTTGGAGCTGGGGAGGCCTATGGTCAGCAACCTTGACAGAAGGCAGCTGTCCACCTTGGTTCAGACCAACTTGCCTCCTTCTGGGCAGCCCCTGCAAGATGCCACGAGGATGGTGAGTAACCCCTGCTTTGAGCAACAAAGCAATCTGCACGCCTGGGCCTGGAGGCTGAAGCCATCTGAGAAGCAGAGAGCGATTTTCTTCAAGCAAAACAACATGAATCTGAGCAGAGaagacccagagaggagaggggggaacAGGAACCCCCTGAACCTAGAAGGGCCAGACAGGAGACTGTTGAATTGCTCAAGGGATCTCCTGCAGCCCCCACGATCTCAAAGTGCTCCTTGGTCCTCCAAGCTAAGCAGCCAGACCCATAGGCACCCATTTCTAAGGGACCGACCATCATCTTCACTCCCTGGCTTTGGAAATTCTTTGAAGATCTCGCCAAAAGCCACAAAAGTTCAGGGCTCTGAATCAAACCCTTTCCCTCAGTCTGGGCATAACCATCATCCTGCCCAACCCAGCCAAAGACCGAATTGCTGGGCCCCAAACCCCACGGGACGAGCCTTCTCCTTGGAAGACCTCCCAGGCCAGTGTCAGCAATCGGCTCACCCCCTAATCATGGGGCCCAGCACTGAGCTTTCCCCAGAATTGGCTCGTTTGCTCTTGTCCAGGAGATGCCGTGAATACCCAGAAATGCTCCACCTATTCAAGGCTTCCCAGGAGCCCTTCAGACCCTGTGGACCTTGGCCCGTCTCGAACCAGGCCACTTCTTCAGATAAGACATCAGAGCACCCCAGCCCCCATACCCAGTCCTGCAGAGCTGTGACTCTAGAGGCCACCCCCAGCCTGATACCAGGGCATCCCAGCCCTCTCACTCTCTCCAACGGCACTATGATACCCAGATGTCACAATCCTCTCACTCTTTCCCCTGGGGCTATGAATTTGGAGGACTCCCCAAACTTTTCATCAATGTTCCCCAAATGCAGACCTCTGTTACCTAGGTCAATGAATACAGAGTCCTACTCAAACCTGTTACTATGTTACCGTAACCCCCATCCATGCTCCAGCAAGGCTGGGAATCCAGAGGCCCCCCCAAATCTGAAACCAGGGTACCCTGGCCCTCATCCATACTCTAACAGTTCTGGGAGTCCAGAAGCTTCCCCTAACCCCATCATTCTCTCTCCTAACATTGTAAGTCCAAAGGCCCCCCCAAATCTGACACCAGGGTATCCTagccctcctccttttccccttagACCAATGTCTCCAGAAGCCTCCCCAAGTCTGACAGCAGGGTATCCCAACCTCCACACTTTCTCTAATAAGACTGAGGCTCCAGAGGCCTCCCCCAACCCCATGCCAGGGTCTTCTCTCTTTACTCTCCCCTACCATGCTGCTACTACAGAGGTCTATCCCACTCTCCTATCAGAGCATCCCAACTTCCATACTCTCTCCAGCAAAGTTATGACCCCAAAGGTCTCACCCAATCTGACGCAGGAGTTTCCCAGCCCCAATTCTCTATCTAGCAGAATTAGGGCGCCAGAAACTCCCCTAAGGTTGACCCCCGAGAACCTCGGCCCCTTTACTCTCTTTAGCAGTATTGCAACTCCAGAGGTCTCCCCGAAGCTGACAGTAAGGTACCCCAATCCTTTTACTCTTTCCGGCAGTCCTGAGAATCCAGAGGCCTCCCCCAACCTGATCCCAAG AGCTGGGACTCCAGAAGCCTCCCCAACGCTGCTGACCCTGAGGCGCCCTCAAGGTGTGCAGCCGTTCACCAGGGCCTTTGGCATGCCCGAAAAACAGGGCAGGGACGAGGGCCCTGGTTGCAGGGAGCTGGGTGACTTCAGCCTCCTCTCCTCCAGCAGCGGGCCAGCCGAGACGGCCCCTAGCTGCTCCTCCGGGACCAGCGGGATGAATATCTTCAGGCCTGTCAACCCAGCCTCCTCTCAGTCTGATGACTCTATGGTGGCTCTCCCCTTAGCAGCTTCCCAATCCTTTCCTCCATGGAGGGCCCCGGGCCTAGGGGACCCCCACCAGGCCGTGCCAGCCTCCCCTGAAAGGTCCTCCCGGCCCATGGCGGGGATGTTGACTTGTTTGCCGAGCTCCCGTGTGGACAGAGGCCAGGAAATGGTGGAGCCCCAGCTGGAGGGACATCTACAGAAAATCTGGGAGATCCTCACGTCCCTGGTTCCCCAGGTCACAAATACCCCTCACCCAGGCCCTGTGAAAGGTCCTGTTCTTCCTACCCACTGGGGAAGCCCAAAAGAGGAGACCTCTTCGGAATCTGAGGGTGGGCCTGGCCCCGGTTTCCAGAATGCCGCCTATGCGCCCCACCTCTCAGGGCAAAGAGGCAGAGCAGgcccaagaaattatttttcagcCTCCTCTTCTCCTGGGGGGCATTTCCCGCCCCAGCAGCGGTCCAGAGGGGCTCCGAGGCCCAACAAACAGAGGGGTCCCTGGATGGATCCGGGCATTGCCAGGAACCTTGGAGCAAGAAGCTGGAATAGGAGTGACCTACACCTGGCCGCCGCCGGGGCCTCCCAGCTGGATCTGGCACAAGAAGAG aAGTCATCCGTAAACTCTTTAACGCTAGAGGCCAGGGAATCAAG GACCCTCCTCAGAGGCTGCTTCAGAGCCTGGAGATGCCATCTGCAAAAACAGTGGACCCTGGCCAAGGCTCTGAGGAGGAGACAGCTCTTGCAAAAGAGCATCCTGGCAATGCGCAGCTCCTTAAGACTCCGGGAAGCCCAGAGGGAGCTCATGAAGAAGAAGCAGGGTCGGGCCCTGCTGGCCAAGAGCTTCCAGAAG TGGAAAGACTTCTCTAGGAATCGGAGAATGAGGAAGCTGCAGACTCAGTCCAGGACAGAGACTTCTGAGGAAGACTCCCTACCTTCCCAGAAAGGCCAACAGGAAAA ACCCTTTGTCAGTCTAGGAGTGGTCTATGAAATGGAGGGAACGCCAGAGATTAAGCTCTACCCCAAATGGAAATCGGGCAGTGGGGACAGGAGGGTTCCAACCACTCAAGACCTTCGACAGCTGGCTG TCTTCCACCTGTGGCACCTGCGGAAAGCGCTGGCAGCACAAATACACAAGGAGGCCCGGGCCCAGGCTGAGCTGGGGAAGAAGAAGCTTCAGAGGGCCTTCCAGGCGTGGCGGGCCAGCACCAGGGACCTCGCGCGGATCTCCCCTCTGGTGACCCGGCACCGAAGAGCCCAGCTGGATCG GTGCTTTGGGATATGGAGGTGCCACACCCAGAGAAAGGCCCGGTGCCAGGGCAGCCTGGCCCGCTGGCGGCTAGAGACCTTGCGGAGGAGCCTGCGCCAGTGGGTCGCCATGGTGGGGCTCCAGGCGGCGCATTCGAGGGCCGTGGCGCAGCTCTATCTCCGTCGCCAGAGGAGCTGGCACCTGGAGG TGACGGCGGCCCACCAGGGGCCCAGCAGAGGAGGACACAAGCCGCCCCGCCGTGCCCCCGGGGGCAGGGCAAAGGACTCTCTGGAGGAGGCCTGCCGGAAGCTGAAATTACACCGGGTGGTCCTGCTGTGGTCCCGGAGGCTGGCCCAGCGCCGGCGGGCGGA CTCTTTCTCCCAGGGCATGAAGCTGCAGCTTCTTCGGCGCAGCCTGCGTCACTGGCGGCAGAGGGTCCAGGCGGCGGCAGAGTCGCCTCGtgccagctgcccccaagagctCCTCGTCGGCTTCCAGGATCCAGAAGAGTCGTCCTGCGGGTTTCTGGGCTGTGTCGTGGCCCCGCTGGGCTCCAGCACCCCCAGGAGCTCATCAGAGGGG GCCCGTAGCCTGACCGAGAGCAGCGGCTCCTTTGGGAGCCTGGCGGGGGACGATGCCCCTTGGGTGCTGGCCCTGGGCTTCAGGCCGCCCCCTTCGAAGGCCTCCAAGACCTGGAGGATATGCGTCCCCTCTGG GCAGGAGCATCCTGGACCCAGGAAACAGTCGCCGACCTACCCTTTTCTGGGAGCAGAGGCTCGTGGCCAGAGGAAAGCTGTGCAG GTTCCCACAGACCCTGGCCACCTGGAGAGCCTCTGGCAAGAGGAGGGGTGCCAGGAGGGCTCTCGGCAGGCTCCAGAAGCCAACCAGCATCGCCAGATCACCCACCAAACCCG GGTGATCCGCAGCCCAAACCAAGAGGCAGCCCGAGGGGCTTGCCAGGAGCAGACCTGCCCAAAGCCAGTCTGGGGAGCCGACCAAGAAGCTCTTCGCCGCCCGCCTACATCGGGGCACA GCCAGCAGGCCCTCGGGGAGCTGTGTCCCGGGTGGAGTCAGCCGAGGGCCTCCTTCCCCAAGAAGAGAGTGTTTGGAAAATGGCCGCCTGAGGCATCAATGCAGAGAACCCCTGCCTCCTGCCAGGAGCCGTCCAGCCTGCAGAT GTGTCCCTGGGCCCACTGGAACACAGCACTGCCCAGAGGGGCGCCGAGCCGGCAGCTggccgaggaggaggaggaggagagcacCCCTGTGGGCCCCGGGCCCAGGATCAAAGCCAGGCTCCCTTGGAGACCGGCCATCAGAGGGCACGGCACCCTGTGTGCAGATCCCAACACTCTCATGAAGCAG GCCAGCAACTACTGGACAAGAGCCATAACCCTGGCCCAGGCCAAGCAGAAACACTGCAGCCACATTGGACAGAGGAAGCTAAGGAAGTTGTCGGTGTCTCTGG GTGCCCCAAAGCAGGGCTTCCTGCTGGCTTCTTCCCCCTACTGTGCTCTCCACTGTAGTTCCTTCCAACTTTGGCTTCAACTTTACCGAAAGCAAGGCAGGGCCAAGGGACTGACCAGCCAGGAGGAGCTTGGGAAGGCTACCAGACAAGGAGGCGGCAGCTCTAGGACAATCCTGATCCCCAAGAGCAAAGACCACTGGAAGGCAGCAATGTTGAAGGGAACATGGCTGGAgtaa